A window of Amycolatopsis australiensis contains these coding sequences:
- a CDS encoding MaoC family dehydratase: protein MTRVFTSPAEVRAALGEELGPTGWLVVDQARIDAFADATGDHQWIHTDPVRAAAGPHGSTIAHGYLTLSLLPLFGRELFRLDFGSARLNYGLGKVRFPAPVPSGARIRSTAAFTDVTEGPAGHTVTTRYVVELDGGGKPACVAETLVVVTG from the coding sequence GTGACGCGCGTCTTCACCTCCCCGGCGGAGGTCCGCGCGGCCCTCGGCGAGGAACTCGGCCCCACCGGGTGGCTCGTCGTCGACCAGGCGCGGATCGACGCCTTCGCCGACGCGACCGGCGACCACCAGTGGATCCACACCGACCCGGTCCGCGCCGCGGCCGGGCCGCACGGCTCGACCATCGCGCACGGGTACCTGACCCTGTCGCTGCTCCCGCTGTTCGGGCGGGAGCTGTTCCGGCTGGACTTCGGCAGCGCCCGGCTCAACTACGGGCTCGGCAAGGTCCGGTTCCCGGCTCCGGTGCCGTCCGGGGCGCGGATCCGCTCGACCGCGGCGTTCACCGACGTGACCGAAGGCCCGGCGGGCCACACCGTGACCACCCGGTACGTCGTCGAACTCGACGGCGGCGGCAAGCCCGCCTGTGTCGCGGAAACGCTGGTCGTGGTGACCGGATGA
- a CDS encoding acetyl-CoA C-acetyltransferase, which yields MRDAVICEPVRTPIGRFGGSLKDVPAADLGTIALTALLDRTGLPPEAIDDVILGHCYPSAEAPAIGRVVALDAGLPVTVPGMQVDRRCGSGLQSVLQAAVQVQAGVSDLVIAGGAESMSNTVFYATGMRWGAKGAGVMLHDSLSRGRQTPGGKHHPVPGGMLETAENLRRRYGISREEQDRLAAESHRRAVAAQHSGVFAEEIVPVPVETRKGRVVVDTDEHPRPDTTPETLAALKPVLGKQDPEATVTAGNASGQNDAAAMCVVTHPDRAAELGLRPLVRLVSHGVAGVGPEVMGIGPVPASALALGRAGLKISDMDLIELNEAFAAQVLACTREWGFGDADFDRLNVHGSGISLGHPVGATGTRILATLSRELHRREARYGLETMCIGGGQGLAAVFERVTA from the coding sequence ATGCGTGACGCTGTGATCTGCGAGCCCGTCCGGACCCCGATCGGCCGCTTCGGCGGCTCGCTCAAGGACGTGCCCGCGGCCGACCTCGGCACGATCGCGCTCACCGCGCTGCTCGACCGCACCGGCCTGCCCCCCGAGGCGATCGACGACGTCATCCTCGGCCACTGCTACCCCAGCGCGGAGGCCCCGGCGATCGGCCGCGTGGTCGCGCTCGACGCGGGCCTGCCGGTGACCGTGCCCGGCATGCAGGTCGACCGCCGCTGCGGGTCCGGGCTGCAGTCGGTGCTGCAGGCCGCGGTGCAGGTCCAGGCGGGCGTGAGCGACCTGGTCATCGCCGGTGGCGCGGAAAGCATGAGCAACACCGTCTTCTACGCCACCGGGATGCGCTGGGGCGCCAAGGGCGCGGGTGTCATGCTGCACGACTCGCTCAGCCGCGGCCGCCAGACTCCCGGCGGCAAGCACCACCCGGTGCCCGGCGGGATGCTCGAAACCGCCGAGAACCTGCGCCGCCGGTACGGCATCAGCCGCGAAGAGCAGGACCGCCTCGCCGCGGAGTCGCACCGACGCGCGGTCGCCGCCCAGCACTCCGGCGTCTTCGCCGAGGAGATCGTCCCGGTCCCCGTCGAGACGCGGAAGGGCCGGGTCGTCGTCGACACCGACGAGCACCCGCGTCCGGACACCACGCCCGAGACGCTGGCCGCGCTGAAACCCGTGCTGGGCAAGCAGGATCCCGAAGCGACGGTCACCGCGGGCAACGCGAGCGGCCAGAACGACGCCGCCGCGATGTGCGTCGTCACCCACCCGGACCGGGCCGCCGAGCTCGGCCTGCGCCCCCTCGTACGGCTCGTCTCCCACGGCGTCGCCGGTGTCGGACCCGAGGTGATGGGCATCGGTCCCGTCCCGGCGTCCGCGCTCGCTCTCGGCCGCGCCGGGCTCAAGATCTCCGACATGGACCTGATCGAGCTGAACGAGGCGTTCGCCGCGCAGGTGCTGGCCTGCACCCGCGAGTGGGGCTTCGGCGACGCCGACTTCGACCGGCTCAACGTGCACGGCTCCGGCATCTCCCTCGGCCACCCGGTCGGCGCCACCGGCACGCGCATCCTCGCGACACTGTCCCGCGAACTGCACCGCCGCGAAGCCCGCTACGGCCTGGAGACCATGTGCATCGGCGGCGGCCAGGGCCTGGCGGCGGTGTTCGAGCGGGTGACGGCGTGA
- a CDS encoding FAS1-like dehydratase domain-containing protein, with translation MRTEELLDPAPVAALAALLDDGLPAPRPGEELPPLWHWVALPRWPVSSELGSDGHPARGAFLPETGLPRRMFAGGEVVFHRPLRVGGTVTRESTVESVTPKEGRSGKLVVVVVRTRLSDVDGLCVEERQDLIYRERGTPTEPGPAASDPAGAPLRRAGQGVWDFATDPTLLMRFSAATANPHRIHYDWPYATGVEGYPGLVVHGPLMTLAMAEVLRLDSPGDRVRRVTHRNRAPLFCGEPARVTARAGEVELTGPDGRVRTTLAVELHEEGTPHA, from the coding sequence ATGCGCACGGAGGAACTCCTCGACCCGGCGCCGGTGGCGGCGCTGGCCGCGCTGCTCGACGACGGCCTGCCCGCGCCCCGCCCGGGCGAGGAGCTGCCGCCGCTGTGGCACTGGGTCGCGCTCCCCCGCTGGCCGGTTTCCTCCGAGCTGGGCTCCGACGGCCATCCGGCGCGCGGCGCGTTCCTGCCCGAGACCGGCCTGCCCCGGCGGATGTTCGCCGGCGGTGAGGTGGTCTTCCACCGGCCGCTGCGCGTCGGCGGAACCGTGACCCGCGAGTCCACAGTGGAGTCGGTGACGCCCAAGGAAGGCCGGTCCGGGAAGCTGGTGGTCGTGGTCGTCCGCACGCGGCTGTCCGATGTGGACGGACTGTGCGTCGAGGAACGTCAGGATCTGATCTACCGCGAGCGCGGCACTCCCACCGAGCCGGGACCGGCCGCGTCCGATCCGGCCGGGGCGCCGCTGCGCCGGGCCGGGCAGGGCGTCTGGGACTTCGCCACCGACCCGACGCTGCTGATGCGGTTCTCCGCGGCCACGGCGAACCCGCACCGCATCCACTACGACTGGCCCTACGCCACCGGCGTCGAAGGCTATCCCGGCCTGGTCGTGCACGGCCCGCTGATGACCCTGGCCATGGCCGAGGTCCTGCGCCTGGACTCCCCCGGTGACCGGGTGCGCCGCGTGACCCACCGGAACCGGGCGCCGCTGTTCTGCGGCGAACCCGCCCGGGTGACCGCGCGCGCCGGCGAGGTCGAGCTGACCGGCCCCGACGGCCGGGTCCGCACCACCCTCGCCGTCGAACTCCACGAGGAAGGCACTCCCCATGCGTGA
- the fabG gene encoding 3-oxoacyl-ACP reductase FabG yields the protein MTLLTGRTAVVTGAAQGIGFAIAELFAAEGARVVIGDIDGDAATRAAAKLGGIGLRCDVTDAADVDALLAHGVDILVNNAGITRDATLRTMTEDQFDQVINVHLKGTWNGVRKAAAIMREQKSGAIVNLSSLSGKVGMVGQTNYSAAKAGIVGLTKAAAKELAHHGVRVNAIQPGLIRTAMTEAMPAKAWDQKMSEIPMGRAGEVGEVASVALFLASDLSSYMTGTVLEVTGGRFM from the coding sequence ATGACTTTGCTGACCGGCCGGACCGCGGTCGTCACCGGCGCCGCGCAGGGCATCGGCTTCGCCATCGCCGAACTGTTCGCCGCCGAAGGCGCCCGCGTGGTCATCGGCGACATCGACGGTGACGCGGCCACCCGTGCCGCGGCGAAACTCGGCGGCATCGGCCTCCGCTGCGACGTCACCGACGCGGCCGATGTCGACGCCCTGCTGGCCCACGGCGTCGACATCCTGGTGAACAACGCCGGGATCACCCGCGACGCGACCCTGCGCACGATGACCGAAGACCAGTTCGACCAGGTGATCAACGTCCACCTCAAAGGTACCTGGAACGGCGTCCGCAAGGCCGCGGCGATCATGCGGGAACAGAAATCCGGCGCGATCGTCAACCTCTCGTCGCTCTCGGGCAAGGTCGGCATGGTCGGGCAGACGAACTACTCGGCCGCCAAGGCGGGGATCGTCGGGCTCACCAAGGCCGCCGCCAAGGAACTCGCGCACCACGGCGTGCGCGTCAACGCCATCCAGCCCGGCCTGATCCGCACCGCGATGACCGAGGCCATGCCCGCGAAGGCGTGGGACCAGAAGATGAGCGAAATCCCGATGGGCCGCGCCGGCGAGGTCGGCGAAGTCGCGTCCGTGGCGCTGTTCCTGGCTTCCGATCTCTCGTCGTACATGACCGGCACCGTCCTGGAAGTCACCGGCGGACGGTTCATGTGA
- a CDS encoding acyl-CoA dehydrogenase family protein produces MTLTDDEKQMVALVAEFVDERVRPRVREFEADDVYPAEFIDEMKELGFFGLLAPAEYGGVDVSTACFARVTEELARGWMSLAGAIGGHSVITYLIKTFGTPEQREKYLPAMAEGRIRATMALTEPGGGSDLQAMRTHAVPTGGGYAVTGAKTWISNAAHSGLIGLLCITDRDAKPAHRGMSVLLVEPGDGLTVSKKLPKLGYRGVEACELVFDGMAVPGDAVLGGTPNQGWAHMMRGLEVGRIQVASRALGVGQAALNDAVRYAQERESFGKPIWKHQSVGNLLADMATKMRAARLLTLDAAERLDAGERADMEAGMAKLFASETAMQVALDAIRVHGGYGYSKEYDVERYFRDAPLMIVGEGTNEIQRNVIAAQLVARNKI; encoded by the coding sequence ATGACGCTCACCGACGACGAGAAGCAGATGGTGGCCCTGGTGGCGGAGTTCGTCGACGAGCGGGTCCGCCCGCGCGTGCGCGAATTCGAGGCCGACGACGTCTACCCGGCCGAGTTCATCGACGAGATGAAGGAACTCGGCTTCTTCGGGCTGCTCGCCCCGGCCGAGTACGGCGGCGTGGACGTCAGCACGGCGTGCTTCGCCCGGGTCACCGAGGAGCTGGCGCGCGGGTGGATGAGCCTGGCCGGCGCGATCGGCGGCCACTCGGTGATCACGTACCTGATCAAGACGTTCGGCACGCCGGAGCAGCGTGAGAAGTACCTGCCCGCCATGGCCGAAGGCAGGATCCGCGCCACGATGGCGTTGACCGAGCCCGGCGGTGGCAGCGACCTGCAGGCCATGCGCACCCACGCGGTGCCCACCGGCGGCGGGTACGCCGTCACCGGGGCCAAGACGTGGATCTCGAACGCCGCCCACTCCGGTCTCATCGGCCTGCTCTGCATCACCGACCGGGACGCGAAGCCCGCCCACCGAGGCATGAGCGTCCTGCTCGTCGAACCCGGCGACGGGCTCACCGTCTCGAAGAAGCTGCCGAAGCTCGGCTACCGCGGTGTCGAGGCGTGTGAGCTGGTCTTCGACGGCATGGCCGTGCCCGGCGACGCCGTGCTGGGCGGGACCCCGAACCAGGGGTGGGCGCACATGATGCGTGGTCTCGAAGTGGGCCGCATCCAGGTCGCCTCCCGCGCGCTCGGGGTCGGGCAGGCGGCGCTGAACGACGCCGTGCGCTACGCCCAGGAGCGCGAGTCCTTCGGCAAGCCCATCTGGAAACACCAGTCCGTCGGCAACCTCCTGGCCGACATGGCCACCAAGATGCGCGCGGCCCGGCTGCTCACCCTCGACGCCGCCGAGCGGCTCGACGCCGGGGAACGCGCCGACATGGAAGCCGGGATGGCGAAGCTGTTCGCCTCCGAGACGGCCATGCAGGTCGCCCTCGACGCGATCCGCGTCCACGGCGGTTACGGCTACTCCAAGGAGTACGACGTCGAACGCTACTTCCGCGACGCGCCGCTGATGATCGTCGGGGAAGGCACCAACGAGATCCAGCGCAACGTGATCGCCGCCCAGCTCGTCGCCCGCAACAAGATCTGA
- a CDS encoding HpcH/HpaI aldolase/citrate lyase family protein, whose product MTNRAATRAREAATLLFVPGDRPERFAKAAAAGAGLVVLDLEDAVAPDRKDYAREQVGAWLEQHPECAVRVNAAGTPWHDEDLAVLRQRRCTVLLPKADPASTRTAAGQLGVLPVLVALVETARGVLDARETAAVPNVQRLAFGSFDLAAELGADPADRDALAAARGALVLASAAGGLPGPIDGVTADLHNELLLTDEVQYARRLGFTGKLCVHPKQVPVAAAALRPTREETRWARSVLDAAGDGGAVAAGGQMIDKPVLERAQRILRQAREGIGR is encoded by the coding sequence ATGACGAACCGCGCCGCGACGCGGGCCCGCGAAGCGGCCACGCTGCTGTTCGTCCCCGGGGACCGGCCGGAACGCTTCGCCAAGGCGGCCGCGGCCGGGGCGGGCCTGGTCGTGCTGGACCTGGAGGACGCCGTCGCGCCGGACCGCAAGGACTACGCGCGGGAGCAGGTCGGCGCCTGGCTCGAGCAGCACCCCGAGTGCGCGGTCCGCGTCAACGCGGCCGGCACGCCGTGGCACGACGAGGACCTGGCCGTGCTGCGGCAACGGCGGTGCACGGTGCTGCTGCCCAAGGCCGACCCGGCGAGCACGCGTACCGCGGCCGGGCAGCTCGGGGTGCTGCCGGTGCTCGTCGCGCTGGTGGAGACCGCGCGCGGGGTGCTGGACGCGCGGGAGACCGCCGCCGTCCCGAACGTCCAGCGGCTCGCGTTCGGCAGTTTCGACCTCGCCGCCGAGCTGGGCGCGGACCCGGCGGACCGCGACGCGCTGGCCGCGGCCCGCGGGGCGCTGGTGCTGGCCTCGGCGGCCGGGGGCCTGCCCGGGCCGATCGACGGCGTCACCGCCGATCTGCACAACGAACTGCTGCTCACCGACGAAGTCCAGTACGCGCGCCGGCTGGGTTTCACCGGGAAGCTGTGCGTGCACCCCAAGCAGGTCCCGGTCGCCGCCGCGGCGCTGCGGCCGACGCGGGAGGAAACCCGCTGGGCCCGGTCGGTGCTCGACGCGGCGGGCGACGGCGGGGCGGTCGCGGCCGGCGGGCAGATGATCGACAAGCCGGTGCTGGAGCGCGCGCAGCGCATCCTCCGGCAGGCACGAGAAGGGATCGGGCGATGA
- a CDS encoding acyl-CoA dehydrogenase family protein encodes MAAVTPEDFRPILELVRDFVRSKVLPREQEIMDGNAIPDDLRAQAAEMGLFGYAIPQEWGGLGLDLTQDVELAMEFGYTSLALRSMFGTNNGIAGQVLVGFGTDEQKKQWLERIATGEVVASFALTEPGAGSNPAGLRTKAVRDGGEWVIDGQKRFITNAPIADLFVVFARTRPADGSGPGIAVFLVPADAPGVAVGPKDKKMGQEGAWTADVTFTGVRVPASALVGGDEDAGYRAAMTSLARGRVHIAALAVGSAQRALDESVAYAASATQGGTPIGEFQLVQAMLADQQTGVLAGRALVRETAARYVSGEDRRIGPSAAKLFCTEMAGKVADLAVQIHGGTGYMREVPVERIYRDIRLLRLYEGTSEIQRLIIGGGLVRRARK; translated from the coding sequence ATGGCAGCAGTGACCCCCGAGGACTTCCGCCCGATCCTGGAGCTGGTGCGCGACTTCGTCCGGTCGAAGGTGCTCCCGCGCGAGCAGGAGATCATGGACGGCAACGCGATCCCGGACGACCTGCGTGCGCAGGCCGCCGAGATGGGCCTGTTCGGCTACGCCATCCCCCAGGAGTGGGGCGGGCTCGGCCTGGACCTGACCCAGGACGTCGAGCTGGCGATGGAGTTCGGCTACACGTCGCTGGCGCTGCGGTCGATGTTCGGCACCAACAACGGCATCGCCGGGCAGGTGCTGGTCGGCTTCGGCACCGACGAGCAGAAGAAGCAGTGGCTCGAGCGCATCGCCACCGGCGAGGTCGTCGCGTCGTTCGCGCTCACCGAGCCGGGCGCGGGATCGAACCCGGCCGGGTTGCGCACGAAAGCCGTGCGTGACGGCGGCGAGTGGGTCATCGACGGGCAGAAGCGCTTCATCACCAACGCGCCGATCGCGGACCTGTTCGTGGTCTTCGCGCGGACCCGCCCGGCCGACGGCTCCGGCCCGGGTATCGCGGTGTTCCTGGTGCCCGCGGACGCGCCCGGTGTCGCGGTGGGCCCGAAGGACAAGAAGATGGGCCAGGAAGGCGCCTGGACCGCGGACGTCACCTTCACCGGCGTGCGCGTGCCCGCGAGCGCGCTCGTCGGCGGCGACGAGGACGCGGGGTACCGCGCCGCGATGACGTCGCTGGCTCGTGGCCGGGTGCACATCGCCGCGCTGGCCGTCGGCTCCGCGCAGCGGGCGCTGGACGAGTCGGTCGCCTACGCCGCCTCGGCCACCCAGGGCGGCACGCCGATCGGCGAGTTCCAGCTGGTCCAGGCGATGCTGGCGGACCAGCAGACCGGGGTGCTGGCCGGCCGTGCGCTGGTGCGCGAGACCGCCGCCCGCTACGTCTCCGGTGAGGACCGGCGGATCGGGCCGTCCGCGGCGAAGCTGTTCTGCACCGAGATGGCGGGCAAGGTCGCCGACCTCGCGGTGCAGATCCACGGCGGCACCGGCTACATGCGCGAGGTGCCGGTCGAACGGATCTACCGCGACATCCGGCTGCTGCGCCTCTACGAGGGCACCAGCGAGATCCAGCGGCTCATCATCGGCGGCGGCCTCGTGCGCCGGGCACGGAAATGA
- a CDS encoding GntR family transcriptional regulator, protein MGDVVAMPETTGAGPRRGGPANLKAMAAQEIRRRVFSGQLRPGAKIDQDALADELGISKLPVREALITLDHEGVVEHIARRGAYVARMTREDIRDHYRVFGLVSGLAAERAARNLSPESLQALTDLADRMAAETDPAEQERLNFEFHRRINHASGSRRLVSILGLLAKTVSHGFYEAHEDWPGKASEDHRRILNALAARSAARAKSLVEKHFADGGERAVALLEQQGFWDR, encoded by the coding sequence ATGGGAGACGTCGTGGCGATGCCCGAGACCACGGGGGCCGGACCGCGCCGCGGCGGCCCCGCGAACCTGAAGGCGATGGCCGCGCAGGAGATCCGGCGGCGGGTCTTCTCCGGGCAGCTGCGCCCCGGCGCGAAGATCGACCAGGACGCGCTGGCCGACGAGCTGGGCATCAGCAAGCTGCCGGTCCGCGAGGCCCTGATCACCCTCGACCACGAGGGCGTCGTCGAGCACATCGCCCGCCGCGGCGCCTACGTCGCGCGGATGACCCGCGAGGACATCCGCGACCACTACCGCGTGTTCGGCCTGGTGTCCGGGCTGGCCGCGGAGCGCGCGGCCCGGAACCTGTCACCGGAGAGCCTCCAGGCGCTGACGGACCTCGCCGACCGGATGGCGGCCGAGACCGACCCGGCGGAGCAGGAACGGCTCAACTTCGAGTTCCACCGCCGGATCAACCACGCCTCGGGTTCCCGGCGGCTCGTCTCGATCCTCGGCCTGCTGGCCAAGACCGTGTCGCACGGGTTCTACGAAGCCCACGAGGACTGGCCGGGCAAGGCGTCCGAGGACCACCGGCGGATCCTCAACGCGCTGGCCGCACGCTCGGCGGCCCGCGCGAAGTCGCTGGTGGAGAAGCACTTCGCGGACGGCGGGGAGCGCGCGGTGGCGTTGCTGGAGCAGCAGGGCTTCTGGGACCGCTGA
- a CDS encoding SDR family NAD(P)-dependent oxidoreductase — protein sequence MSGIAGRSIIVTGGASGIGEAAVRLFAENDALVTIADVHAGPGEALAAELAGRGHQVQFVTTDVTDEAQVAAMVAAAESAYGRLDGAFNNAGVPNHGKKLGEITREEFDRVFAVNVTGPFLCMKHEVPALRRAGGGSIVNTASVGAFVYIPLAAEYTASKHALMGLTKAAAAEYGEEGIRVNAIGPSTARTPMYVEYLKLNPEYEKTVAATHALRRGSEPVEQAQAAMWLLSDAAAFVTGVTLAVDGGYTLY from the coding sequence ATGAGCGGAATCGCAGGACGTTCGATCATCGTCACCGGTGGCGCCAGCGGCATCGGCGAAGCGGCGGTACGCCTGTTCGCCGAGAACGACGCGCTCGTGACCATCGCGGACGTGCACGCCGGGCCCGGTGAGGCGCTCGCCGCGGAACTGGCAGGCCGGGGCCACCAGGTCCAGTTCGTGACCACCGACGTCACCGACGAAGCCCAGGTCGCGGCCATGGTGGCGGCGGCCGAGTCCGCCTACGGCAGGCTCGACGGCGCGTTCAACAACGCCGGGGTGCCCAACCACGGCAAGAAACTCGGCGAAATCACGCGCGAGGAGTTCGACCGGGTCTTCGCCGTCAACGTGACCGGCCCGTTCCTCTGCATGAAGCACGAGGTCCCGGCGCTGCGCCGGGCGGGCGGCGGATCGATCGTCAACACGGCCTCGGTCGGCGCGTTCGTCTACATCCCGCTGGCCGCCGAGTACACCGCGTCGAAGCACGCGCTGATGGGGCTGACGAAGGCGGCCGCGGCCGAGTACGGCGAGGAAGGTATCCGCGTCAACGCCATCGGGCCGTCCACCGCGCGCACGCCGATGTACGTCGAGTACCTGAAACTCAACCCCGAGTACGAAAAGACGGTCGCCGCCACGCACGCACTGCGGCGCGGCAGCGAACCGGTCGAGCAGGCGCAGGCGGCTATGTGGCTGCTGTCGGACGCGGCCGCCTTCGTCACCGGCGTGACGCTGGCCGTCGACGGCGGCTACACCCTCTACTGA
- a CDS encoding helix-turn-helix domain-containing protein has translation MSVAGRPETGLARAARPVLDRVQGDLRGSPIALLLADGGARVLDIRYGDVPFGREVAALGVAPGVRLGEADVGTNAVGTPLETRESLLLRGPEHPMPAFHGFTCYGHPIIHPVTRRVAGVLDLAAPLGRDDRLAPPLVRHLVAEIEQRLRSGAPDVQRRLLAAFQAAARRRDRRVVVLGHGLVLATQPALDLLDPADHAALRACAEQGRGTERLTLASGRVVRLGCTPVEGTDGALVDITIEPARHRPGPGRGAGWPLLIVGELGGGRTTEALAAAGAGAVTLDAAEIERAGEKRWTADAVRLLGTGGPPLVVENVQLLSGPAAAMLAARLRGAPRNVVLTSTSAPAPPVAIAVRCGERRELRPLRRRRHEIPLLAQKMLGEEAPRARLTAGALSVLAAQPWPGNLAELRQVIRAVAAKRSAGDVLPADLPASHRAPAPPDSPFRQAEREVIVTAIEAAGGNKAEAARALGVSRSTLYNRMKALRIP, from the coding sequence GTGAGCGTCGCCGGCCGCCCCGAAACCGGTCTGGCCCGCGCGGCCCGGCCCGTCCTCGACCGGGTGCAGGGCGACCTGCGGGGCAGCCCGATCGCGCTGCTGCTCGCCGACGGCGGAGCCCGGGTCCTCGACATCCGGTACGGCGACGTCCCGTTCGGCCGCGAGGTCGCCGCGCTCGGCGTCGCACCCGGTGTCCGGCTCGGCGAAGCCGACGTCGGCACCAACGCCGTCGGGACCCCGCTGGAGACGCGCGAGAGCCTGCTGCTGCGCGGGCCCGAGCACCCGATGCCCGCGTTCCACGGGTTCACCTGCTACGGCCATCCGATCATCCATCCCGTCACCCGCCGGGTGGCCGGGGTCCTCGACCTCGCCGCACCGCTGGGTCGGGACGACCGGCTGGCGCCACCGCTGGTGCGGCACCTGGTGGCCGAGATCGAGCAGCGGCTGCGGTCGGGCGCGCCCGACGTCCAGCGGCGGCTGCTCGCGGCGTTCCAGGCGGCCGCCCGGCGCCGCGACCGGCGGGTCGTGGTGCTCGGCCACGGCCTCGTCCTGGCCACGCAGCCGGCGCTCGACCTGCTGGATCCGGCCGACCACGCCGCGCTGCGGGCGTGCGCGGAGCAGGGGCGCGGGACGGAACGGCTCACGCTGGCCTCCGGGCGCGTGGTCCGGCTGGGCTGTACACCCGTCGAGGGCACGGACGGCGCCCTCGTCGACATCACGATCGAGCCCGCGCGTCACCGTCCGGGGCCGGGCCGCGGGGCCGGCTGGCCCCTGCTGATCGTCGGCGAACTCGGCGGCGGCCGGACGACCGAGGCGCTCGCCGCGGCCGGCGCCGGCGCGGTCACGCTCGACGCGGCCGAGATCGAGCGGGCCGGGGAGAAGCGGTGGACGGCGGACGCCGTCCGGCTGCTCGGCACCGGCGGCCCGCCGCTGGTCGTCGAAAACGTCCAGCTGCTGTCCGGGCCGGCGGCGGCCATGCTGGCGGCGCGGCTGCGCGGCGCCCCGCGGAACGTCGTGCTGACCTCGACGTCGGCACCGGCGCCGCCGGTGGCGATCGCCGTCCGGTGCGGGGAGCGCCGGGAGCTGCGGCCGCTGCGCCGGCGCCGGCACGAGATCCCGCTGCTCGCGCAGAAGATGCTCGGCGAGGAGGCACCGCGGGCCCGGCTGACGGCCGGGGCGCTGTCCGTGCTGGCGGCCCAGCCGTGGCCGGGCAACCTGGCGGAGCTGCGGCAGGTGATCCGCGCGGTCGCCGCGAAGCGGTCGGCGGGTGACGTGCTCCCGGCCGATCTGCCTGCCTCCCACCGTGCCCCGGCACCGCCGGATTCCCCGTTCCGGCAAGCGGAGCGCGAGGTGATCGTGACGGCGATCGAAGCGGCGGGCGGCAACAAGGCGGAGGCGGCCCGGGCGCTCGGTGTCAGCCGTTCGACGCTGTACAACCGCATGAAGGCCCTGCGGATCCCGTGA